The following proteins come from a genomic window of Lineus longissimus chromosome 18, tnLinLong1.2, whole genome shotgun sequence:
- the LOC135502066 gene encoding protein capicua homolog isoform X1, which produces MLRRSKRSRDRKSPTESTSSSSASSMKSKSRRRADKSDGNAGKRDDSDRSTATDSSEEASVEGNRKVSEKTEGQSGSGRQGSGSDIEAPSTPSSSGRTSATAEVGLLGLTPGDSGIEKTPTPTPQEGKRIIAKPPKKRKGNDFEGEAGQMMETRPHIDLSDWKDHRVLARKDHMYVPGVIKVIHQNSHLGVLLDSDKDFTFYNYVIETRSLDIVSDHSPSASMVNIGSKVCVRINADVSAFYEGKVIEKKLQPVSYHVMICNKEAAQGMQDVWVPRAMLRLLQPPWHEDLEELLEQLETVSVSTTSPGVVSPKVEQSPVSMPQPQISPQPQHQPKPQPPPPQVQMHVAPPLQSPPQPLPQPPPQPVPPQMRPLLEQPSPKEQHFYRDRDRMVEFGPEDSDEDDDHQDEVSFESEGFSTPRSGSITPARGKGICTSAGISGGSGSKQPPKKRECARSRSAQSVESRASTPRSPITAQKYKKGDVVSTPNGIRKKFNGKQWRRLCSKEGCTKESQRRGYCSRHLSLKGKSLRAAALTFPGRRKGELKEGQIEWEDAEGYGDDRRLSGRYDVLDETEAANLLVSLGNSRSTTPAFSPTPGQNPISPHHSASPLGYRSGSASTFTPISPHPGMSHAGMMASPRRSWSASTPKSDRSSGTGELVSPITPRHSTGSISAASSYQAQMEQYGIHLEHKPHLDPMSRMGSYVHPKQEQDSGIELTCMTPTSVNAMVHSGMAQGQEMHTPQKYLPHLKAQMMYEQQSPMHKSREEDQVRYEQRIMSRQSSSEASSASQLSTEQQALDSLFKVVQDKFPPGPSSAAGSHQIPHSSTSSSSGSQGAITLQALPMSAVALHPTPATLLPVMPVGGEARTDSSPASSGGDTKTTGQPTQSIMTLGKLYHASERESLEVFPWHSLVPFLTNTSTQTSPPATASSTPQLPTPTTTTAPEAVAEEQSSPSPIGDKVDLPPVADDDDDDVFVTIDAPLEEIPLKRRTQSLSALPKDDPKSPRKIKDKEHIRRPMNAFMIFSKRHRALVHQRHPNQDNRTVSKILGEWWYALGPREKQKYHDLAFQVKEAHFKAHPDWKWCSKDRKKSSTSSAQGGPGVPRKGSTSEEAGPSHGHGSGQPLPSQGQGQGQRQGQPLPASQISPGSFLAAPMPSLGDYEKKRSYSTSAVDMGSDHGGGAGSAPYMTHLSPSQHPGNLQGALDQEQGQGAIIPAQLKPSSDHSRPIATSGNRRDSVKMAADDDDDVSDDERLIIGDADDMDNDDELAAADTGGIDLNCKEHVSDSDMDSQSEDEALIENKAFPQQRFSPVMKRVSPSDVTLRPKPIKMKPDSPIRGHLRNHSLPHRSLDDSVLLPRPSSNGSSFQPKGAVFKVHSPKGRTGSLSQLDPVYEPLYMESPASDASNGELLVKVSSQRPNQVKTIHNITVMSTDDKVILSSDSETHLGAQNGVGPIMGKMPQKAPKPPPLPASNIPQQVSRSSVSWQQAAPLTPLTTQVSNTYTTTFKSITTPIPIASKPVMSQVNNGGPKTPLGIAPQVTVQATSPLKNVGTFFVPGAPYILSAPLTPTATVSSVNIPKALTPVTAVPQSSPGNGGMLTATIRNLAPQNTQPVSAPYTTQALGQTMLANVVFKGSGSGAMPQSPAPLSPAPIRVSTPTHVQYILPSLTVQATPGGKLQNVLHMALPGTHVPAGNIQLTLPSQIQQHAQIQGNKIQLTQPPGVSVAHQKVIQAPQSPGLGVSQSPQPQTVQVIQAQSPKQAMVQHPQVVALSNPSVTVATSQQMQQYQYQVQQYHQAQAQQQARSQQQYHVQQVQQQPVQQPTTQQVQAQHPQSQQQQIQQLQRPVQQHSPLPQQKHLVRQQTIPLSQPQYQQQHVQQQSHVQLHSPGQQSVQHVPQTSMQHVPQTPMQHMPQTSMQHVPQPQPTVQYVHVPQHPTTVQHTPQHSQHQVLQQQAAVTQQSQLQQQHVQQQVHVPQQPTHVQQISHLQQQQSHLQQVQQQQQSHQQQPQIHQQSHSQQQSHSQQQSHSQQQSHQQQQSHTQQSHIQQQQQQSYIQQQSHLQQQQQSQSQQHILQQQTSPSQRSPQPQYQVIPVEQLSSHQQRLLLPSNKVSYVSPNTPTTPSTPLSKHGDGVAPTYISYIANVQPVGGQSPQHVILQPQPVRSPAPSTPLTPSAPANISQVSPGSGQTIKYTHNVHSPPQSHSPAIYQGGMNIKGDIGYVTSTASQPKPLRVKASVANIPVATESLQAVAPSNKAPVTQTTGSLRHEVMEQHPHTPDHSSRRYFFPSLSDMNVPSPISDRPVEPSDSQNNEGKPQRACKGKRYKEIVAESGLKALKRERKVVHKSSSNDSSDDKVSIPPPSPTRLQPPSPMQPPAAPPPVRDPSPDNRRESQSSSQMSVPSSNGNGHPKQKPIPPPIQLPPPGGIPTISISSSPLIPHSPLVPNSPLLSPRRAFLKRNIDDGMEKVLEDVDFERQFGELPQFIPDNSESGTPLPQSPRVLLGTYKKKRKNEDGEELSMSPRVPKVRRMSNSSECGTPKTPKSGRFEDTKFFGSNFNLDALAEAASLQRQGLLADFSDCDLGSPRTPKTPSSPGSYSSLRRTLDQRRTLVMQMFEEHGFFPSSQATAAFQNKHHDIFPSKLCLQLKIREVRQKLMAQTTFSTDPENAQTTNTLSASNSGAPNQSIGVTGSQVTRPSNPNIGLGTSPLVQGNAAPSSAAGQSQQVDLNSNTTGEKGPVIFMEHE; this is translated from the exons ATGCTGAGGCGCAGTAAGCGATCCCGTGATCGCAAATCTCCAACCGAATCTACCTCAAGTTCTTCTGCTTCAAGTATGAAGAGCAAGTCTCGACGAAGAGCAGACAAATCGGACGGGAACGCTGGAAAACGGGATGACAGTGATCGTTCGACGGCAACGGATAGTTCAGAGGAAGCAAGTGTTGAAGGAAACCGTAAAGTTAGCGAGAAAACAGAAGGCCAGTCTGGCAGTGGAAGGCAAGGGTCGGGATCAGATATAGAAGCACCGAGCACTCCTAGTAGCAGTGGTCGAACAAGCGCCACAGCAGAGGTGGGATTGTTGGGCTTGACACCTGGTGATTCTGGTATTGAGAAAACTCCAACCCCTACGCCGCAAGAAGGGAAAAGAATCATAGCGAAGCCGCCAAAGAAGAGAAAGGGAAACGATTTCGAAGGCGAAGCTGGCCAAATGATGGAAACGCGGCCACATATCGATTTGTCCGACTGGAAGGACCACCGTGTCCTGGCCAGGAAGGACCATATGTATGTACCTGGTGTCATCAAGGTGATACACCAGAATAGTCACTTGGGTGTTCTATTGGATTCGGACAAGGACTTTACATTCTATAATTATGTTATTGAGACGAGAAGTTTGGACATCGTTAGTGACCATTCTCCTTCTGCCAGTATGGTGAACATTGGTAGTAAGGTCTGCGTGCGAATCAATGCTGATGTCAGCGCTTTCTATGAAGGGAAGGTCATTGAGAAGAAACTGCAGCCTGTGAGCTACCATGTTATGATCTGCAACAAGGAGGCAGCACAGGGAATGCAGGATGTTTGGGTACCAAGAGCGATGTTGCGATTGTTACAGCCTCCATGGCACGAGGATTTGGAAGAACTACTAGAGCAGTTGGAAACTGTGTCAGTCAGTACAACATCTCCAGGTGTTGTGTCGCCAAAAGTTgagcagtcaccagtttcaatgccTCAGCCGCAGATCTCTCCACAACCTCAGCATCAACCCAAACCTCAACCGCCACCACCGCAAGTGCAGATGCATGTGGCACCACCATTACAGTCGCCACCTCAGCCACTACCACAGCCACCACCACAGCCAGTGCCACCGCAGATGAGGCCATTGCTGGAGCAACCCAGTCCAAAGGAACAACACTTCTATCGGGATCGGGATCGGATGGTGGAGTTTGGGCCTGAGGAttctgatgaagatgatgatcaccaGGATGAAGTCTCGTTTGAATCGGAAGGGTTCTCAACTCCAAGATCTGGGAGCATCACACCAGCTCGTGGGAAGGGGATCTGTACGAGTGCTGGAATTAGCGGGGGCAGCGGGAGCAAGCAACCGCCAAAGAAGAGAGAATGTGCCCGAAGCAGGAGTGCCCAGTCGGTTGAAAGTCGTGCAAGTACACCACGTTCGCCCATCACGGCCCAGAAGTATAAGAAAGGCGACGTGGTATCAACACCGAATGGTATACGGAAGAAGTTCAATGGGAAGCAGTGGCGACGTTTGTGTTCCAAAGAAGGCTGCACAAAGGAGAGCCAGAGACGCGGATACTGCTCACGCCATCTGTCTTTGAAGGGTAAAAGTCTGCGAGCAGCTGCGCTCACATTCCCTGGTCGTAGAAAGGGAGAGTTGAAGGAGGGTCAGATCGAGTGGGAGGATGCAGAGGGTTACGGTGACGATAGACGTCTATCTGGACGATATGATGTTCTTGATGAGACTGAAGCTGCTAATCTTCTGGTATCACTCGGAAACTCCAGGTCCACAACACCAGCATTTTCACCAACACCGGGCCAGAATCCGATCTCACCACACCACTCGGCATCACCGCTTGGATATCGTAGTGGCTCTGCTTCCACCTTCACACCGATTTCCCCACACCCTGGGATGTCGCATGCAGGAATGATGGCATCGCCAAGACGCTCATGGAGTGCAAGCACTCCGAAATCTGACCGTTCATCTGGAACTGGTGAACTGGTATCTCCTATCACTCCACGTCACAGCACTGGAAGCATCAGTGCAGCCTCTTCATACCAGGCACAGATGGAGCAGTATGGAATACATCTTGAACACAAGCCGCATTTGGATCCGATGAGTCGCATGGGATCATATGTACATCCGAAACAGGAACAAGACTCGGGAATCGAGCTGACCTGCATGACTCCGACATCGGTCAATGCAATGGTGCATAGTGGAATGGCACAGGGCCAAGAGATGCACACTCCGCAGAAGTATCTCCCGCACTTGAAGGCACAGATGATGTATGAGCAGCAGAGCCCGATGCATAAATCGCGGGAAGAGGACCAGGTGCGGTACGAGCAGCGCATCATGTCGCGGCAGAGTTCAAGCGAGGCATCATCGGCGAGTCAGCTGTCAACGGAGCAGCAAGCACTGGACAGCTTGTTCAAGGTCGTGCAGGACAAGTTCCCGCCTGGTCCGTCCTCCGCTGCGGGGTCGCACCAGATTCCTCACTCCTCgacgtcatcgtcctcaggaagcCAAGGTGCGATAACCTTGCAGGCATTGCCAATGTCGGCCGTTGCGCTCCACCCCACGCCAGCCACGTTACTCCCCGTGATGCCCGTCGGGGGTGAAGCGAGGACAGACAGCAGTCCAGCATCTTCTGGAGGAGACACGAAAACGACTG gcCAACCCACTCAGAGTATAATGACCCTAGGCAAAT TATATCATGCCTCGGAGAGAGAGTCGTTGGAAG TTTTTCCCTGGCACTCACTGGTCCCGTTTCTAACCAACACGAGTACGCAGACGTCACCCCCGGCAACCGCATCGTCAACACCCCAACTTCCGACTCCCACGACCACCACAGCACCCGAGGCAGTTGCAGAGGAGCAGTCCAGCCCTTCACCTATAG GTGATAAGGTCGACTTGCCCCCGGTCgcagacgatgacgacgatgatgtctTCGTCACCATAGACGCACCACTGGAGGAGATACCGCTGAAACGCCGGACACAGTCACTAAGCGCGCTGCCCAAGGACGACCCAAAGAGCCCAAGGAAG ATAAAGGACAAGGAGCATATCCGACGTCCGATGAACGCCTTCATGATCTTCAGCAAGCGCCACAGGGCGTTAGTCCACCAGCGCCACCCTAATCAGGATAATCGTACTGTCAGCAAGATCCTCGGTGAATGGTGGTACGCGCTCGGGCCGAGAGAGAAACAGAAATATCACGACTTGGCCTTTCAG GTCAAGGAGGCGCACTTCAAGGCTCATCCCGACTGGAAATGGTGCTCAAAAGATCGTAAGAAGTCCAGCACGAGTTCTGCCCAAGGAGGACCGGGTGTTCCCCGGAAAGGCAGTACATCGGAGGAAGCGGGGCCAAGTCATGGACATG GATCAGGTCAGCCGCTGCCttctcaaggtcaaggtcaaggtcagcggCAAGGTCAACCCCTCCCGGCCAGTCAGATCTCACCAGGGTCGTTCCTGGCCGCGCCAATGCCGTCGCTTGGAGATTACGAGAAGAAGCGATCATATTCGACGTCTGCTGTGGATATGGGGAGTGACCACGGAGGAGGGGCAGGTAGTGCCCCCTATATGACACAT CTTTCACCCTCACAGCATCCGGGAAACTTGCAAGGTGCTCTGGACCAAGAGCAGGGCCAGGGCGCTATCATTCCAGCTCAACTCAAACCTTCTTCAGACCATTCCCGACCTATCGCTACTAGTGGCAATAGGCGGGATTCggtcaaaatggccgccgacgatgatgacgacgttaGCGATGACGAGAGATTGATCATTGGAGACGCAGATGATATGG ATAACGATGATGAATTAGCTGCAGCCGATACTGGCGGCATCGACCTCAACTGCAAAGAACACGTCTCGGACAGCGATAtggacagccaatcagaagacgAGGCCCTCATCGAAAACAAAGCGTTTCCACAGCAACGATTCTCTCCCGTCATGAAACGCGTGTCACCGTCGGACGTCACTCTACGACCGAAGCCTATAAAAATGAAACCGGACTCGCCGATCCGGGGTCATTTACGTAATCACAGCTTACCACATCGCTCATTGGACGATTCAGTTTTATTACCCCGCCCATCTTCAAACGGTTCAAGTTTCCAACCAAAGGGGGCAGTATTTAAAGTGCATTCACCTAAAGGTAGGACCGGTAGCCTTTCTCAGTTGGACCCAGTTTACGAACCTCTTTACATGGAATCTCCTGCTAGTGATGCCAGCAATGGTGAATTATTAGTAAAAGTTTCTAGTCAGCGCCCAAATCAAGTGAAGACAATACATAATATCACTGTGATGTCAACGGACGATAAGGTGATTTTGTCGTCGGATTCAGAGACTCATTTGGGAGCCCAGAACGGTGTTGGTCCGATCATGGGCAAGATGCCACAAAAAGCTCCAAAGCCACCTCCGTTGCCAGCGTCAAACATTCCACAACAAGTCAGTAGGAGTTCGGTATCCTggcaacaggcggcgccactaaCACCTCTGACAACGCAGGTGTCTAATACGTACACGACGACATTCAAGTCGATCACGACGCCGATCCCGATCGCTTCTAAGCCTGTGATGTCACAAGTGAATAACGGCGGCCCGAAAACGCCACTTGGAATCGCGCCGCAAGTGACAGTTCAAGCGACATCACCGTTAAAAAATGTTGGCACGTTTTTTGTACCTGGCGCACCCTATATTCTCAGTGCCCCCCTGACTCCGACCGCTACAGTGAGTAGTGTCAATATTCCGAAAGCCTTGACTCCAGTGACTGCTGTACCACAATCATCGCCGGGAAATGGCGGTATGTTAACTGCAACAATACGGAATCTGGCGCCGCAAAATACTCAGCCAGTTTCTGCGCCTTATACGACACAAGCTCTGGGTCAAACGATGCTGGCTAATGTTGTGTTTAAAGGTAGTGGCTCTGGTGCCATGCCACAAAGCCCAGCGCCTCTCAGCCCTGCGCCAATCCGTGTGTCAACACCTACTCACGTGCAGTACATTTTACCGTCATTGACAGTTCAAGCAACCCCAGGGGGGAAATTACAGAACGTCCTTCACATGGCTTTGCCAGGCACGCATGTTCCAGCCGGAAATATTCAGTTGACACTACCGAGCCAAATTCAGCAACATGCTCAAATTCAGGGGAATAAGATTCAGTTGACGCAACCACCTGGGGTCAGTGTCGCTCATCAGAAGGTCATACAAGCACCCCAGAGCCCGGGCCTAGGAGTTTCACAGTCGCCTCAGCCACAAACTGTGCAAGTGATCCAAGCTCAAAGTCCAAAACAGGCTATGGTCCAGCATCCACAAGTGGTTGCCCTTAGTAACCCTTCGGTCACTGTGGCAACAAGTCAACAGATGCAGCAATACCAGTATCAAGTGCAGCAGTACCACCAAGCTCAAGCTCAGCAGCAGGCGAGGTCTCAACAGCAGTACCATGTTCAGCAGGTTCAGCAACAACCGGTTCAGCAGCCTACCACACAGCAGGTCCAGGCACAACACCCCCAATCTCAACAACAGCAAATTCAGCAGCTCCAGCGACCAGTTCAGCAGCACTCTCCTCTGCCTCAACAAAAACACCTCGTCAGACAGCAGACGATCCCTCTATCACAGCCACAGTATCAACAGCAACACGTGCAGCAACAGTCCCATGTGCAGCTGCATTCACCCGGGCAGCAATCCGTGCAACACGTGCCACAGACGTCAATGCAACACGTGCCGCAGACGCCAATGCAACACATGCCGCAGACGTCAATGCAACACGTGCCGCAACCCCAACCAACAGTGCAGTACGTGCACGTGCCACAGCATCCAACAACAGTGCAACACACGCCACAGCACTCACAACATCAGGTACTTCAACAACAGGCTGCAGTGACCCAGCAGTCCCAGTTACAACAACAACACGTGCAACAGCAGGTTCACGTGCCGCAGCAGCCAACGCACGTGCAGCAGATATCTCACTTACAACAACAGCAGTCACATTTACAACAAgttcagcaacaacaacaatcacaTCAACAACAGCCACAAATACATCAACAGTCACATTCACAACAACAGTCACATTCACAACAGCAATCACATTCACAACAACAATCACACCAACAACAGCAATCACACACACAACAATCACAcatacaacaacagcaacaacagtcCTATATACAGCAACAGTCACACCttcaacaacagcaacagtCACAATCGCAACAACACATTCTCCAGCAGCAGACGTCGCCATCGCAGAGGTCACCGCAGCCGCAGTATCAGGTGATACCAGTGGAACAGCTGTCGTCGCATCAACAAAGACTGCTGCTACCCTCTAACAA GGTCTCCTATGTCTCACCGAACACACCCACGACGCCCAGCACTCCTCTCAGTAAGCATGGCGATGGAGTCGCACCAACATACATCAGCTACATTGCAAACGTACAGCCAG TGGGAGGCCAATCTCCCCAGCACGTCATCCTCCAGCCGCAGCCCGTTCGATCCCCGGCACCCTCCACCCCTCTGACGCCATCTGCTCCGGCCAACATCTCTCAAGTGTCCCCAGGCTCCGGTCAAACCATCAAATACACACACAATGTCCACAGTCCACCACAGAGTCACAGTCCTGCAATTTATCAAG GTGGGATGAATATCAAGGGAGATATCGGCTACGTAACGAGTACAGCCTCCCAGCCCAAGCCGCTGCGCGTGAAAGCATCCGTAGCTAATATTCCTGTTGCCACGGAGTCACTGCAGGCAGTAGCTCCTAGCAACAAAGCTCCAGTGACTCAGACAACTGGTAGTCTGCGGCATGAGGTGATGGAGCAGCATCCGCACACGCCGGATCACAGCAGTAGGAGATACTTCT TTCCCTCCCTGAGTGATATGAACGTCCCAAGTCCCATCAGCGATCGCCCTGTTGAACCCTCAGACAGCCAAAACAATGAAGGAAAACCCCAGCGAGCCTGCAAGGGCAAACGTTACAAAGAAATCGTGGCCGAGAGTGGGTTAAAGGCGTTGAAAAGGGAGCGCAAAGTCGTACATAAATCGTCCAGTAACGATTCGAGTGATGACAAGGTGTCTATCCCTCCTCCGTCACCAACGCGGCTTCAGCCTCCATCACCCATGCAGCCTCCCGCTGCCCCGCCTCCGGTCAGAGATCCATCGCCAGATAATCGTCGGGAATCTCAGTCCAGTTCACAGATGTCAGTGCCGTCG TCAAATGGCAATGGGCATCCAAAACAGAAGCCAATACCTCCCCCGATCCAGTTACCACCACCAGGGGGCATTCCAACCATCAGTATCTCAAGCAGTCCGCTCATTCCCCACAGCCCTCTCGTACCTAATAGCCCACTGCTGAGTCCACGGCGAGCATTCCTCAAACGCAATATCGACGATGGCATGGAAAA AGTTCTAGAGGATGTCGACTTCGAGCGCCAATTTGGAGAACTGCCCCAATTCATACCTGACAACTCTGAGAGTGGGACGCCACTGCCACAAAGTCCAAGAGTATTGCTGGGGACGTacaagaagaaaagaaaaaatg AAGATGGAGAGGAACTGTCCATGTCGCCAAGGGTTCCTAAAGTGCGGCGAATGTCAAACAGTTCTGAATGCGGCACACCGAAGACGCCGAAAAGTGGACGATTTGAGGACACGAAGTTCTTCGGCAGTAATTTTAATTTGGATGCATTGGCGGAGGCTGCTTCTCTTCAGAGACAAG GTCTGTTGGCTGATTTCAGTGACTGTGATCTTGGTTCGCCCCGCACACCTAAAACACCGAGCTCTCCTGGGTCGTACTCGTCTCTGCGGCGGACCCTGGACCAGCGACGCACGTTGGTCATGCAAATGTTTGAGGAGCATGGATTTTTCCCTTCGT CCCAGGCAACTGCTGCCTTCCAGAATAAACATCATGACATCTTCCCAAGCAAGCTGTGCCTTCAGCTAAAAATACGCGAAGTCCGACAAAAATTGATGGCACAGACAACATTTAGTACGGACCCGGAGAATGCCCAAACAACGAATACCTTATCGGCTAGCAATTCTGGTGCGCCGAACCAGTCAATAGGTGTCACTGGAAGCCAGGTGACGCGGCCGTCTAATCCGAATATCGGGCTGGGGACGTCCCCGTTAGTTCAGGGGAATGCTGCACCAAGTTCTGCTGCTGGTCAGTCGCAGCAGGTTGATTTGAACTCGAACACAACGGGGGAGAAAGGACCGGTTATCTTCATGGAGCATGAGTAA